In one window of Mobula hypostoma chromosome 1, sMobHyp1.1, whole genome shotgun sequence DNA:
- the LOC134343343 gene encoding transcription factor 21, giving the protein MSTGSPSDTEDIQEMELQGLHLKCNGLKHESNEAEFYISAENTDESSSDCSSKRKRQGAVRRKQMLRLGKEGKQSQRNAANARERARMRVLSKAFSRLKTSLPWVPSDTKLSKLDTLRLAASYIAHLRQILANDKYENGYVHPVNLTWPFVVSGRSEVDSKDFATTSRLCGTTA; this is encoded by the exons ATGTCTACTGGATCTCCCAGTGATACCGAGGATATTCAGGAAATGGAATTACAGGGGCTGCATCTCAAATGTAACGGTTTGAAACACGAGTCGAACGAGGCGGAATTCTATATCTCCGCTGAAAACACGGACGAATCGAGTTCTGACTGCAGCTCCAAGAGGAAAAGGCAAGGGGCTGTTAGGAGAAAGCAAATGCTCCGGCTGGGCAAAGAGGGCAAGCAGTCGCAGAGAAACGCTGCCAATGCCAGGGAGAGAGCCAGGATGCGAGTCCTGAGCAAAGCCTTCTCCAGGTTAAAAACCAGCCTGCCCTGGGTGCCCTCAGACACAAAACTTTCCAAACTTGACACCCTCAGACTGGCAGCTAGCTACATCGCACATTTAAGGCAGATCTTAGCAAATGATAAATACGAAAATGGATACGTCCATCCGGTAAATCTG ACCTGGCCATTCGTGGTTTCAGGAAGATCTGAAGTAGATAGCAAAGATTTTGCCACCACGTCCAGATTATGTGGGACTACTGCTTAG